In one window of Schistosoma haematobium chromosome 5, whole genome shotgun sequence DNA:
- the ELP3_1 gene encoding Elongator subunit (EggNog:ENOG410V8T3~COG:B,K~BUSCO:EOG091G03ZS), translated as MAKARKIPNATKEELMILTVSEIISHLLKSIEEKRDVDLNKLKSAISSKYGLASQPRLVDLIAAVPTEHRHVLLPHLKAKPVRSASGIVVIAVMCKPHRCPHIAVTGNVCVYCPGGPDSDFEYSTQSYTGYEPTSMRAIRARYNPFIQTRHRIEQLQQLGHTCDKVEFIVMGGTFMCLSEDYRDYFIRSLHDALSGHTSQNVDEAVIYSERSRTKCVGITIETRPDYCLKKHLSEMLRYGCTRLEIGVQSVYEDVARDTNRGHTVKAVCESFHLSKDAGFKVVSHMMPDLPNVGWERDLAQFAEYFENPAFRSDGLKIYPTLVIRGTGLYELWRTGRYKSYPPGMLIDLIARILALVPPWTRIYRIQRDIPMPLVTSGVEHGNLRELVLARMEELGASCRDVRTREVGIQEIHSRVKPYQVELVRRDYVANGGWETFLAYEDPYQDILIGLLRLRKCSLQTFRPELIATKRINNGDDDDDVQGNKDPRCSIVRELHVYGSAVPVAARDPTKFQHQGFGTLLMEEAERIAKYEHGSLKIAVISGVGTRNYYRKLGYELEGPYMIKFL; from the exons ATGGCTAAAGCTCGTAAAA TACCAAATGCCACCAAAGAGgaactcatgattttaaccgtGAGTGAAATAATCTCACACCTTTTAAAATCTATTGAAGAGAAACGTGATGTTGatttaaataa ACTGAAGTCAGCAATATCTAGTAAATATGGCTTAGCCTCACAACCACGTCTGGTTGATTTAATCGCAGCTGTACCAACAGAACATAGACAT GTGCTGTTGCCACATCTGAAAGCGAAACCAGTTAGATCAGCTAGTGGG ATTGTAGTTATAGCAGTTATGTGTAAACCTCATCGATGTCCTCATATAGCTGTGACCGGGAATGTTTGTGT CTATTGTCCAGGCGGACCAGATTCTGATTTTGAATACTCCACACAATCTTATACTGGATATGAG CCCACTTCCATGCGTGCTATTCGAGCTCGTTACAATCCCTTTATTCAAACACGGCATCGAATTGAACAA CTTCAACAACTCGGACATACATGTGATAAGGTCGAATTTATTGTTATGGGGGGAACGTTTATGTGTCTTTCTGAAGACTATCGGGATTATTTCATTAGAAGCTTACACGATGCACTATCTGGACATACAAGCCAAAACGTTGACGAGGCTGTTAT TTATTCTGAACGAAGTAGAACAAAATGTGTTGGAATCACCATTGAAACACGTCCagattattgtttaaaaaaacatttaag tgaAATGTTACGTTATGGTTGTACACGGTTAGAGATTGGTGTTCAAAGTGTTTATGAAGATGTTGCCAGAGATACAAATAG AGGTCATACTGTTAAAGCTGTTTGTGAATCATTTCATTTATCTAAAGATGCTGGATTTAAAGTTGTTTCACATATGATGCCTGATTTACCAAATGTTGGCTGGGAACGTGATTTAGCACAATTTGctgaatattttgaaaatccAGCTTTTCGTTCAGATGGATTAAAAATTTATCCAACACTTGTTATACGTGGTACAGGTTTATATGAATTATGGCGTACTGGTCGATATAAAAGTTATCCACCCGGTATGCTGATTGATTTGATTGCTCGAATATTAGCGTTAGTCCCACCATGGACTAGAATTTATCGTATTCAAAG AGATATTCCTATGCCATTAGTAACTAGTGGTGTGGAACATGGTAACTTACGTGAACTTGTATTAGCTCGAATGGAAGAACTAGGTGCTAGTTGTCGTGATGTTCGAACACGTGAAGTCGGCATACAAGAAATACATTCACGTGTAAAACCATATCAG GTTGAACTTGTTCGTAGAGATTATGTTGCAAATGGTGGTTGGGAGACATTTTTAGCCTACGAGGATCCATATCAAGACATACTGATCGGTTTATTACGTTTAAGAAAGTGTTCACTGCAAACATTTAGACCAGAATTAATCGCTACAAAACGTATTAataatggtgatgatgatgacgatgttCAAGGTAATAAAGATCCTCGTTGTTCCATTGTACGTGAATTACATGTATATGGTAGTGCTGTTCCAGTGGCTGCTAGGGATCCCACAAAGTTTCAACACCAA GGTTTTGGAACTTTACTAATGGAAGAAGCAGAACGTATAGCTAAATATGAACATGGTTCATTGAAGATTGCAGTTATATCCGGTGTGGGGACTAGAAACTACTATCGAAAATTGGGTTATGAATTGGAAGGTCCATATATGATCAAGTTTTTATAA
- the ELP3_1 gene encoding Elongator subunit, variant 2 (EggNog:ENOG410V8T3~COG:B,K): MLRYGCTRLEIGVQSVYEDVARDTNRGHTVKAVCESFHLSKDAGFKVVSHMMPDLPNVGWERDLAQFAEYFENPAFRSDGLKIYPTLVIRGTGLYELWRTGRYKSYPPGMLIDLIARILALVPPWTRIYRIQRDIPMPLVTSGVEHGNLRELVLARMEELGASCRDVRTREVGIQEIHSRVKPYQVELVRRDYVANGGWETFLAYEDPYQDILIGLLRLRKCSLQTFRPELIATKRINNGDDDDDVQGNKDPRCSIVRELHVYGSAVPVAARDPTKFQHQGFGTLLMEEAERIAKYEHGSLKIAVISGVGTRNYYRKLGYELEGPYMIKFL, translated from the exons ATGTTACGTTATGGTTGTACACGGTTAGAGATTGGTGTTCAAAGTGTTTATGAAGATGTTGCCAGAGATACAAATAG AGGTCATACTGTTAAAGCTGTTTGTGAATCATTTCATTTATCTAAAGATGCTGGATTTAAAGTTGTTTCACATATGATGCCTGATTTACCAAATGTTGGCTGGGAACGTGATTTAGCACAATTTGctgaatattttgaaaatccAGCTTTTCGTTCAGATGGATTAAAAATTTATCCAACACTTGTTATACGTGGTACAGGTTTATATGAATTATGGCGTACTGGTCGATATAAAAGTTATCCACCCGGTATGCTGATTGATTTGATTGCTCGAATATTAGCGTTAGTCCCACCATGGACTAGAATTTATCGTATTCAAAG AGATATTCCTATGCCATTAGTAACTAGTGGTGTGGAACATGGTAACTTACGTGAACTTGTATTAGCTCGAATGGAAGAACTAGGTGCTAGTTGTCGTGATGTTCGAACACGTGAAGTCGGCATACAAGAAATACATTCACGTGTAAAACCATATCAG GTTGAACTTGTTCGTAGAGATTATGTTGCAAATGGTGGTTGGGAGACATTTTTAGCCTACGAGGATCCATATCAAGACATACTGATCGGTTTATTACGTTTAAGAAAGTGTTCACTGCAAACATTTAGACCAGAATTAATCGCTACAAAACGTATTAataatggtgatgatgatgacgatgttCAAGGTAATAAAGATCCTCGTTGTTCCATTGTACGTGAATTACATGTATATGGTAGTGCTGTTCCAGTGGCTGCTAGGGATCCCACAAAGTTTCAACACCAA GGTTTTGGAACTTTACTAATGGAAGAAGCAGAACGTATAGCTAAATATGAACATGGTTCATTGAAGATTGCAGTTATATCCGGTGTGGGGACTAGAAACTACTATCGAAAATTGGGTTATGAATTGGAAGGTCCATATATGATCAAGTTTTTATAA